The nucleotide sequence CGTGTGACGGCTTCGGCCCTGCGGGGGTCTGCGTGCGTGTGGTCGGCGTCGCGGATCTTCCCACGCGGGTCGGCCGCTTCCAGATCGTGGCGTTCTGGAACAACCGCGACGCGAAGGAGCACGTGGCCATGGTGCACGGCGACGTGATCGGCGCCGAGGAGGTGCCCACGCGCCTGCACTCGGAGTGCCTGACGGGCGACGTGATGGGCTCGCTCCGATGCGACTGCCGGGATCAGCTCCTCGAGGGCTTGCGGCGGATCCAGTCGATGGAGCGCGGCATCCTGCTCTACCTGCGGCAGGAGGGCCGGGGCATCGGGCTCATCAACAAGATCCGGGCGTACGGGCTGCAGGATCAGGGCCTCGACACGGTGGAGGCGAACCTGGCGCTCGGCTTCCGCGACGACGAGCGCGATTACGCGGTGGCGGCGCACATGCTGCAAAGCCTCGCGGTGAAATCGGTCCGGCTCATCACGAACAACCCGAACAAGATAAGCCAGCTCGGGCAATACGGCGTCGAGGTGGCGGGCCGGATCCCGCACGTGATCCCGCCGAACGAGTACAACAAGTTTTACCTCGAGACGAAGGCGAAGCGCAGCGGCCACTACATCGACACCGAGGGCAAGCCGCACCTCGCCGAGCAGAGTGATCCGGTGATGGTCGACGGAATGGCGGGGCCGGCCGACGAGGACCCGGCCGAGACGGACGTGGGCCGCTGACGGGCCTTCAACGAGTACGCGAGGGGCAAGCGTTTGCCCGACGGGCGCGGGGGCGGAAGTGGACACGCCCGGGGCGCGTCGTGTACGATCCTGCAATGCATGACTTCCTTCGTCCGGGCAGAGCGTGGATCCTTGGCGCCGTCGTCAGCGTCGTCGTGATGGCCTGCGGCGCGAGCCCCGCCGATCCGACGGGCGCGACGGGCAGCGCGGGGGGCGCGACGGGCGGCGGCTCCGCGGGGGGCGGCATGGGCGGCCTCGGGGGCATGGGCGGAATGGGCGGAATGGGAATGGGCGGCGACGGCGGCATCAACTTCACGAGCGGCAACGGCGGCGGCCCGCCCGCGGTCGACGTCGACGTCGTCCTCACGGCCGACAATGCCTATAGCTTCGGGTATGGCGACGCGGCCGGCATCAACACGTTCATCCAGGGCTCGCGCGCGCAGACCGCCGGCCAGATCTTCAATTGCGGCGAGGGCCCCGAGGCCTATGTCGTGCCCGCCGCCGCCGCCCCGCCGTCCGCCTACCTCTACATCGTGACCTGGGACGATCTCGCGGTGACCCAAGGCGTACTCGGGCAATTCCGCCGCGGCACCGGCGCGCCGCTTTATACCGGCGACGGCCAGTTCGAGGTCTGCGCGACGGGCATCAACATGCAGAGCAGCCAGACCGGCCCCACGCAGGACGAGATCAACCAGCAGATCGCCCTTTGCAACAGCGGCAGCGGCGACGACGCCACCACGAGCGGCGGCTGGGTGAACGCGGCCGGGGCCGTGACGCCGGGCGCGACGGGCTCGCTCGCGGTCGGCGAGGCCAACGACCCCACGCCGGGCGGCACCTTCCCGCCCACGTGCCCCACGGGCGCCGCGCCCCCGGGCACGGCCAGCATCGACCCGGAGGCGCACTGGATGTGGTATCAGCCGGGCGGCGTGGCCAACCCATTCCAGTCGACCGGCTCGAACACGTTCCGCGCGTACCTGATCTTCCGCATCGCGGCCGAGGATATCCCGCTGCCGCCGAAGTGACTGATTCGCGCGAACCGGCTCGTCGTCCGTCGACGTAGCCGTTCTGCCACACGAGAACCCACACGTCGACCGCCGACCGAGCGCCTCGGGGGCCCAGAACGACACCGTCGACGCCCCGCGTGAGGGCCCTTCCTCCAGAACGACCTCGTCGACCGTCGACGATCGGGTTTTGCCATCGCAGAACGACCCCGTCGACCGTCGACGATCGGGTTTTGCCATCGCAGAACGACCTCGTCGACCGTCGACGATCGGGTTTTGTGGTCGCCGAACGGCCTCGTCGGTGATCGACCGAACCGTTCTGCGGCCCGAGCGGACCCGGGAGCGGCGCCCGGGAGGGCTCCCCGCCGCAAAACGCGCCCGTCGGATGAAGCCAATCGACGCCGGGCATCCGGGCGCCGTGACGGGTGATTTGTTCGGGCCTCGAGACGTGGTACGTATCGCGACGTCGTGAGCGCGCGGATGGGGCTCGAGGCGGGGATCAAGCTGCTCAACAAGAAGGCGTTCCTCGTCGAGCGGCTCGGCCCCGAGGCCTGGCGCTCGGCCTTGCAGCGCTTGCTGCCCTCGGAACGCGAAAGGCTCACGGAGATCGACGAGGCCGGCTGGTATGACGTCGCGTTGAGCCAGAAGCTCATCCACGCCATCCACGAGCGCTTCGGACCGGGCGACTCGATGTTGCTCGCGCTCGGGCGCTACGAGGCCGACCGCGAGTTCGGCACCGCCCACCGCTGGTACCTGCGCCTCGTGCCGGCCTCGTTCGCGATACGCAACATGGACCTGTACTGGCGGCGGAGCCACGACACCGGCACGTTCAAGGCGGAGCTCGGGGCCTCTCGGGTCACGGCCGAGCTCGAGGGCTGGGCCGTGGTCGACCGGCTCATGTGCGTCACGATCCTCGGGTTCCTCGGCCGCGCGCTCGAGATCCTCGGCGCGCGCGTCGCCGATCTCGAGCACCCGCATTGCCGCGCGCTCGGCGCCGCGACCTGCGTGTTCCGCGCGAAGATCGGCTGGCCGCGAAATGCCCTCCGCGCGACGAAGCGCCCGTCGAAGGCCGATCTCCCGCTCATCGCGCAGGAGCTCACGCAATACACCGATCTCGATGTCCTCGCGGACGCGCTGCTCGAGCTGCTCCATCGGGAAATGGGTCACGATCACGTCGCGCTCTGGTTCACGGGCATGGATGGCGACGCGAGGCTCCTTCGCGAGGTGGGCGCGCGGGGCGGCCGCTCCGAGCGCAGCTTCGTCCTCACGGTCGCGGGCCGCACGGTGGGCAAGATCGACGTCGGCGGGCCGGAGCGCGGCGCCGAGGGTCGGGGCCTCGTGGACGAGCTCGTGCCGTTCATTGCCGTCGCCGTCGCCGGCGCGCGCGCCCCGGAGGCGTTCCCCGCGCCCGAGCGAGGCGGCGTCGAGCGGCGCCTCGAGCGCGCCAAGGCGCTCTGGTCGCTCACGCATCGCCAGGCGGAGGTGCTCTCGCTCGTCGCGTCGGGCCGGACGAACAAGGAGATCGCGGCGGCGCTCGGCTGCACCGAGGGCACCGTCGAGGTGCACGTCACGCATGTCCTGCGCAAATGTGGCGCGTCGAACCGGGCCGCGCTCGCGGCGCGGTTCTGGGGAGAGCTGTAGCTTTGCGGCCTATGGGTTTCCCCGTATGGATCCGAGCACGCGAGACCCTCTAGAGCGGCGATCAGTTCCACTTCTCCCCTCATTTCGCGGACTTGTGCGATGGGGATCGACACGCGCCTTCAGGCATGATCCACTATGCGCGGCTCGCCCAGCCGACGGAGTGGATTGCTGTGTTGACGACCGTTCCCCGCTGGACCCCGAGCCCGCTCATCATCGCGGAAGAGCAGGAGATGCTGGACCGACTCGGCAAGCGCCGTCGGCAGTTCGCCTTCTTGCGCCTTCACCGCGCGGAGCTTTTCGACGAGGCTTTCCAGGACGAGCTCGCGGCAATGTACCGCGATACAGGCGAGGGCAAGATGCCGGTGCCCCCCGCGCTCCTATGCATGGTCTTGCTTCTGCAAGCGTATACGGGCGCGTCCGATGCCGAGGCCATCGACTCGATGGTCGACGATCGGCGATGGCAGCTCGTGCTCGGCATGCTCGGCTCCAAGAAACCGGCCTTCGCGCAAGGCACGCTGCAGAGCTTCCGTGAGCGGTTGATCCGTCACGACATGGATCTTCGCCTCCTCGAGCGCACCGTCGAGCTCGCGAAGAAGACGAAAGGCTTCGATTGGAAAAAGCTACCCAAGTCGTTACGGATCGGCGTCGATTCGCGACCGCTGGAGGGCGCTGGGCGTGTCGAAGATACCTTCAATCTGCTCGGCCGCGCCACGGCGAAGCTGCTTTCTGCCGCCGCCATGATGCTCGGGCGCAGGGCCGAAGAGATCGCGGCTTGTGCAGGCGCGCCCGTGTTTCTGGCGTCGAGCATCAAGACGGGGCTGGACATCGATTGGACGGATCCAGAGCAGAAGGCCGACGCAATCGGCGAGCTCGTGAGGCAGATTGACGCCATCGAAGCCTGGATCCGCGCGCAGGTCGGCGAGGCAGCGGAGGAGCCTCCGCTCAAGGATCTGCTCGAGCTCATCGCGCAGCTTCGCGAGCAGGACCTGGATCCGGAGCCGCCAGGCGGCGGACCACGGATTCGCGAAGGGGTCGCGAAGGATCGCCGCGTTTCGATCGAGGACCCCGATATGCGCCACGGGCGCAAGAGCAAGAGCAAGCGATTCAACGGCTACAAGCAGCATATCGCCGCGGACCTCGACACCGAGCTGATCCTGGCGTGCGCCGTCACGCCGGCCAACCGCCCGGAAGGGGAAGGCGCTGCCGATCTAAAGGAGGATCTCGCGCGCTCGCCACGGCACGAGGCCATTGGAGAGGTATTCGTCGACCGAGCCTACGTGAACAGCGAGATCGTCGAAGCCTCGGCTGAAAATGGCGCGAAGGTGTACTGCAAGCCATGGAACGGGACCAACGGCGACCTCTTCAAGAAGGCCGACTTCAAGCTGAACTTCCGGCTCCGAACGGTCACGTGCCCGGCGGGCCAGACGCAGAGATTCCGTCCTGGTGAGGTCGTGGAATTCGACCCCGCAATCTGCAATGCGTGTCCTCTGCGGTCTCGCTGCACGAAAGCGAGCAACGACGCCGGCCGGACCATAAGCATCGCTGCCGACGAGCAGAGGCAGCAACGATTCCGCAAACTCGTCGGGACGACCAAAGGCCGCGAAGCCCTCAGGAAGCGCGTTGGCGTGGAGCACCGACTCGCCCACCTTGCGTCCAAGCAGGGGCCACGTGCCCGCTATCGAGGCTTACGCAACAACCTCTTCGACCTGAGGCGCCATGCCACCGTGCTGAACCTCGAGGTGATCCAGCGTCGCAGCGACATGGCCAACGCCGCGTAGTTCCTGGGACGATCGAACCGTTCGGCGCTCTAGCCTCCCTTGCGCGTCCCCGATGCCCGGGCGACGAACGCCGGAGGTGACAAGGTCATGACTCGAAAAACGCGGTGGCGGGCGAACTTCGCGCTCGCGCTTTCGCTCGCTTCGCTCCCCGTCGCGAGCCGGGAGGCGCGCGCCGGCGCGCCGTACGAGAACCCCAGCGGCGCGTGGATCGAGCCAGCGACGGATCGTTACTTCTCGGACGAGGCGGGCACCGAGCTCGTCATGCTGGTGACGCGCTGGGACGAGATGGAGCAAGGTCATTCCGTCATTCGCGTCGAGCTGCCGGATCCGGAGGACCCCTCCGTGCTGCACGCGCTGGACGTCCGTGTGAAGCAATGGCTCGACGACTCGACGTCGACGTGGAGGTACGAGGCCCGCTGTACGATCGGCGGCGAGGAGAAGGTCGCGGAGGGGAGTCATGCCGGGGGCGAGGCCCCGCTCACGCTCGAACAGATCTCGAGCGTCGCGGCCGCGGCGGTCATGAAGAAATACGATCGAGTCGTCGCGATGGCGGCGGCCGACAGCCGCAGGTGGAGAGCGATGATGTCCGAAATGACCCGGTGGAACCAGCATTACCCGGGCAGCGTCGACGTCCCGCTCACCTGCACGGGGAACCCTCCCCATCGGACGGCGACGACCGTCTGCGAGGATCCGCTTCCGACCTTCGTCGACCTGCCGGACCGCTACAGCGACGATCGATGCTGGGACAAGGACAGCATTTGCTCCGAGAACGCGCCCATCATCTGGGCGATCACGAGCCCGCTGTACGGCGATCCGTTTGGTGTCTGCCAGATACCGTGGCGGTCCTGCTGCCTCGAGCACGACCGGGCCTTCTTCTGCGGTGGGGACTGCGCGGATCAGAACGCTGCGAATCAAGAGCTCGTGGATTGCTGGGCGAGCCAGTATGCGTGGTGTGGTTTATACACCTTGTACGCCGGCGGCACTGGCTGGGCTTGGCTCGGGGTGTTCTGGGCCGTCTTCCTCGACCGAAACAACGCAGATTGCGTCTCGAATGGCGACAAGCAGGGCCTCGACGACTGGATCAACACGGACGGCGCGGACGGGCAGGACGAGGTCGACGCGGCCTGCTCGAGGGCGAAGACCTGCTTCTGCCCGGATCGGGAGATCGGCGGGCAATGGTGCGGGGGAGACCAGCCGGTCGTGCTCTGCGGGAACCCTCAGTGCCGGCTCAACGATTGCAGCGCGCCGGAGCCGGAGCGATACCTCCTCGGCGAGTGGGATCAGCCGGGCAACTGCACCCCGGTGCCCCAATCCGAGGAGCAGTGCCGCGGCGAGTGCAACGAGGAGTACGACACGTGGGGGAATCTCGTGAGCCGCACGTGGGTGACACGAAAGCGCATCGTCTACTCGAACGGGGAGATCACGCCGTGGTTCAGCGCGTCTTGCATTCCAGAAGACCCTTGCCCCGATTGCCCGCAGTTCGCCACCCTGACGGCCTATCCCATGGACGACAACGTGGTGATCACGATCGGCAAGCCCAGCGCGGGCTCCGGGAGCGCCGTCAATCCGACCGGTTTCGTCCTGGGGATCGGCGCGCAAGGCATGGCCTCGGCTCGGATCCCCCACCTCGGAGGCTCCTCGACGAACCATTGCGCGCCCGTCGAGTTCCATGACGAGCTCGTCGTCGTCCCCGAGCACGAGTCCCTCGGCGGGCCCACGGATCAAGGCTTCTCCGGCTTCCAGCCCGGATCGATCTCGGCCGTCTCCTACGTCGTCGGCGGCGACGTCCGTCACGAGCTCTTCGCGCGCGACACGCGAGATTACATCTATCACCGCCGGTGCGTCGGCGCGGCGGATACGTGCGAGAACTGGTCCGAATGGACGATCATGAGCGACGCGCCGAGCGGCACGGGGATCCCGAGCGTGAGCCAATGGATGGGGAGCGACCACCAGACGGTGCTGCTCTCGGTCGTCGAGCGGCGGACCGACGAGCGCCTCTACCGGCGCGATTTCACCTCCACCGACGGAGGCGCCTCGGGCGTGTGGGGCAAATGGGTCGAGCTCGGTCATCACTCCGTCGGCGGCAGCCCCAGCGTCGTCGCATTTCGGGACCACGAGAACGTCTTCCACCAGAGCGTCTTCTTCCGCAGCACCTCGGGCGCCATCTGGGTGGGCCAATGCGACGGCAGCGCTGAAGAGGACGATTGCGCGTACACTTTCGACGAAGTCGCACCCGAAGCGGACGGCGCTGCCGCCCACGCAGGCGACCCCGTGGCCGCCGCGTCACGGGCGGAGGACGGCCTTTGGCGAATCGACCTCTTCATCCTGCGGGCCGACGACGGCATCCAGCAGAAGACGCAGATTGGCGCGCCGAGCGGGTCGTGGAGTGACTGGGAAGAGCCGTCGGGAAGCATCACCGGGGCGCCCTTCGTGGGCAACCCGATGGCCATCGCCTGGCGTGATCAGTTCGACCGCTCGCGGATCCAGGTCTACGCGCGCGACGCCGTGAAGAACCTCTGGTATCGTAACTGGGATGGGTCGCACGGCTGGGCGCCGTGGACGCAGATCGCGCACCTCGCGCCCGTCCCGTGATTGCGGGATCGCACCGTTCCCGCTCTCGGCCGCCCTCACGACCGCGCGCTCCCTCCCGCCGCTCGCGTCGGCTCGCTGGGCGTCGCCGCAGCGTTCTTTATACTGGGAGAAATGCCTCCCCGCTGGACGCTCGACCCCGACCGCCTCTTCTCCGCCGAGCCCTCGCAACGCGCGCTCGCCCGGCAGCTTCATTCCCTGGTGCGTGACCTGCCCATCGTGAGCCCGCACGGCCACGTGGATCCCGCGCTGCTCGCCGATCCTTCGGCCCGCTTCGGCTCGCCTGCCGATCTGTTCGTGCTCCCCGACCATTACGTCTGCCGCCTCCTCCACAGCCGCGGCGTGCCCATGGAAGACCTCGGCGTCCCCACCCGCGACGGCAGCCGCTACGAGCGCGACCACCGCCGTGTCTGGCAACGGTTCGCCGACCATTTTTACGTCTTCGCCGGGACGCCGAGCGGGCTCTGGCTCTCGGACGTGCTCATCGACGTCTTCGGCGTGACCGAGCGGCTCGACGGGAAAAACGCCCAGCGCGTTTATGATCACCTCGCCGAGCGCCTCGAGCGGCCGGAGTTCTCGCCACGCGCGCTTTACCAAAAATTCAACATTCGCGTCCTGTGCACCACGGACGGCGCCGCCGATTCGCTCGAACATCATCGCCGCATTCGCTCCGAGGGCCGGCTCGACGTCCGCCCGACCTTCCGGCCCGACGCGGTCGTCCACCTGGATACGCCCGGCTTCCGGGAGAACATCGAGCGGCTCGGCGCGGCCGCGGGTATCGATATCACGCGCTACGCCGATTACATCCGCGCCCTCGAGGAGCGGCGGGCCGCATTCAAGGCGCTCGGCGCCACCGCCACCGACCACGGCGCCGTCACGCCCCGCGCCGAGCGGCTCGACGCCGGGGAGGCCGAACGAATCTTTCTCCGCGCCCTCCGGGGCGAGGCGGACGAGGGGGACGCGGCGCTCTTTTCGGCCCACATGCTCTTCGAGATGGCCCGTATGAGCGTGGAGGACGGCCTCGTGATGCAGCTCCACGCCGGCAGCCTGCGCAACCACCACGGAGACCTGCTCGCGCGTTTCGGGCCCGATCGGGGCGCCGATATCCCCGTCGCCACCGAGTGGACGCGGAATTTGCGGCCGCTGCTCGAGGCGTTCGGCGACGATCCGCGCTTCCGGCTTTTGCTCTTCACGCTCGACGAGAGCACCTACGGGCGCGAGCTCGCCCCGCTCGCCGGGTATTATCCGGCCGTGCTCCTCGGGCCGCCGTGGTGGTTCTTCGATAGCCCGAATGGAATGGTCCGCTTCCTCGATCAGGTCACCGAGACGGCGGGCCTCTACAACACCGCCGGGTTCACCGACGATACGAGGGCGTTTTGCTCGATCCCGGCGCGGCACGACGTCTGGCGCCGGGTGAGTTCGAACTGGCTCGCGGGGCTCGTGGTGACGGGCAGGCTCGACGCCGAGGCGGCGGCGGTGCTCGCCCGGGAAAACGCGGTGGGTCTGGCCGAGCGCGCTTATCGGCTCGACGAGGGGAAAGGACCATGATGAATCCGACGGCGCTCTTTGATGTGCGCGGCGAGGTGGCGCTCGTCACGGGCGGCAGCGGCGTGCTCGGCGCCATGTTTTGCCGCACGCTCGCCGCGGCGGGCGCGCGCGTGGCCGTGATGGGGCGGAGGCTCGATCCCTGCGAGGCCCTGGCGCATTCGATAAGGGCTGACGGCGGCGACGCGCTCGCGGTGTCGTGTGACGTGCTCGATACCGAGGCGCTGAAGGCGGCGGCGCGGGATGTCGAGGCGACGCTCGGGCCGGTGACCATCCTCGTGAACGGGGCAGGGGGCAACCACCCGAAGGGCACGACGGGGCCGGATCGTAGCCTGTTCGAGCTCGATCCGGCGGCCTTCGGCGAGGTCTTCGATCTGAACGTGCAAGGCACGCTCCGGCCCTGCCAGGTCTTCGGGCGTGGTATGGCCGAGCGGGGGCGGGGCAGCATCGTGAACATCACGTCCCTGAGCGCCGATCGGCCGCTCACGCGCGTGGCCGCGTACAGCGCGGCCAAGGCCGCCGTCGTCAACCTGACCCGCTGGCTCGCGGTCCACATGGCCCAGAGCTACGGCCCGAACATCCGCGTCAACGCGCTCGCGCCCGGTTTTTTCCTCACGGAACAAAACCGATTTTTGCTCACGGACCACGACACGGGCGCGCTGACCGAGCGGGGGCGCTCGATCCATTCTCACACGCCGATGGCGCGGATGGGCGCGCCGGAGGATCTCTCGGGCGCGCTGCTCTTCCTGGCGAGCTCCGCGTCGGCCTTCGTCACGGGGATCGTCCTGCCGGTGGACGGCGGTTTCTCCGCGCAGAGCGGGGTATGAAATGGTGAACGGCCACGGCTCCGCCGCGCGGACGCTCTCCGACGAGGCCACCTTTGCAATCCTCGCCGAGGCGCTCGAGGCGCTGCCGCTCACGGGCCGGCGGCTGCTCGTCCTCCTCCCCGACGCCACGCGCACGGCGCCGATTCCGCTCCTCTTCCGGCACCTGCATTCCCTCCTCGCCGGGCGTGTCTCGCGCCTCGATTACCTGATCGCCCTCGGCACACATCCGCCGATGGATGAAGCCGCGATCGAGCGTCTCGTCGGAGAGGACGCGCCCGGTCGTGACGGCGGGAAGACCTCGATCTTCAATCACGCGTGGGACGACCCCGACGCGCTCGCGACCCTCGGCGTGATCGGCGAGGAGGAAATGGCGCGCCTCACGGGCGGGCTGCTCTCGATCGCGACCGAGGTGCGGATCAATCGGAGGATCTTCGACTACGATCACATCTTGATCTGCGGCCCGGTGTTCCCGCACGAGGTGGTGGGCTTCTCCGGGGGCGCCAAGTATCTGTTTCCCGGCATCGCGGGCCGCGAGATCATCGACACGACGCACTGGCTCGGCGCGCTCTCGACGAGTATGTCCACCATCGGCGTGAAGGACACGATGGTGCGCAGGGTGATCCACCGCGCCGCCGAATTCGTGCCCGTGCCCGTCTCCTGCGCGGCCCTCGTGTTGCGCGGCGCGGACCTCCACGGGCTTTACGTCGGCCCTCACGAGGAGGCGTGGAGCGCGGCGGCCGATCTCTCGAACGAGCTCAACGTCGTGCACACGAAGCGGCGTTATCGGCGCGTGCTCTCGCTCCCTTCCAGCAAATATGCCGATCTCTGGACGGCGGCCAAGGCGATGTACAAGACCGAGCCCGTCATCGAGGACGGCGGCGAGGTCGTCATCTTCGCGCCGCACCTCGTGGAGGTCTCGTTCACCCACGGCGCGCTCATCGATCGCGTCGGTTACCACGTGCGGGACTATTTCCTCGCCCAGTGGGACCATTTCCGCGGCGTGCCGCTCT is from Polyangium spumosum and encodes:
- a CDS encoding lactate racemase domain-containing protein; this encodes MVNGHGSAARTLSDEATFAILAEALEALPLTGRRLLVLLPDATRTAPIPLLFRHLHSLLAGRVSRLDYLIALGTHPPMDEAAIERLVGEDAPGRDGGKTSIFNHAWDDPDALATLGVIGEEEMARLTGGLLSIATEVRINRRIFDYDHILICGPVFPHEVVGFSGGAKYLFPGIAGREIIDTTHWLGALSTSMSTIGVKDTMVRRVIHRAAEFVPVPVSCAALVLRGADLHGLYVGPHEEAWSAAADLSNELNVVHTKRRYRRVLSLPSSKYADLWTAAKAMYKTEPVIEDGGEVVIFAPHLVEVSFTHGALIDRVGYHVRDYFLAQWDHFRGVPLSILAHSTHVKGAGSYDAQHGERPRIQVTLATGIPEPRCRRINLGFTDVRDIDPAEWEGREEEGLLVVRSAGEVLYRS
- the uxaC gene encoding glucuronate isomerase → MPPRWTLDPDRLFSAEPSQRALARQLHSLVRDLPIVSPHGHVDPALLADPSARFGSPADLFVLPDHYVCRLLHSRGVPMEDLGVPTRDGSRYERDHRRVWQRFADHFYVFAGTPSGLWLSDVLIDVFGVTERLDGKNAQRVYDHLAERLERPEFSPRALYQKFNIRVLCTTDGAADSLEHHRRIRSEGRLDVRPTFRPDAVVHLDTPGFRENIERLGAAAGIDITRYADYIRALEERRAAFKALGATATDHGAVTPRAERLDAGEAERIFLRALRGEADEGDAALFSAHMLFEMARMSVEDGLVMQLHAGSLRNHHGDLLARFGPDRGADIPVATEWTRNLRPLLEAFGDDPRFRLLLFTLDESTYGRELAPLAGYYPAVLLGPPWWFFDSPNGMVRFLDQVTETAGLYNTAGFTDDTRAFCSIPARHDVWRRVSSNWLAGLVVTGRLDAEAAAVLARENAVGLAERAYRLDEGKGP
- a CDS encoding SDR family oxidoreductase, with translation MMNPTALFDVRGEVALVTGGSGVLGAMFCRTLAAAGARVAVMGRRLDPCEALAHSIRADGGDALAVSCDVLDTEALKAAARDVEATLGPVTILVNGAGGNHPKGTTGPDRSLFELDPAAFGEVFDLNVQGTLRPCQVFGRGMAERGRGSIVNITSLSADRPLTRVAAYSAAKAAVVNLTRWLAVHMAQSYGPNIRVNALAPGFFLTEQNRFLLTDHDTGALTERGRSIHSHTPMARMGAPEDLSGALLFLASSASAFVTGIVLPVDGGFSAQSGV
- the ribA gene encoding GTP cyclohydrolase II, which codes for MADEARRALAELVERDKNHACDGFGPAGVCVRVVGVADLPTRVGRFQIVAFWNNRDAKEHVAMVHGDVIGAEEVPTRLHSECLTGDVMGSLRCDCRDQLLEGLRRIQSMERGILLYLRQEGRGIGLINKIRAYGLQDQGLDTVEANLALGFRDDERDYAVAAHMLQSLAVKSVRLITNNPNKISQLGQYGVEVAGRIPHVIPPNEYNKFYLETKAKRSGHYIDTEGKPHLAEQSDPVMVDGMAGPADEDPAETDVGR
- a CDS encoding LuxR C-terminal-related transcriptional regulator; its protein translation is MSARMGLEAGIKLLNKKAFLVERLGPEAWRSALQRLLPSERERLTEIDEAGWYDVALSQKLIHAIHERFGPGDSMLLALGRYEADREFGTAHRWYLRLVPASFAIRNMDLYWRRSHDTGTFKAELGASRVTAELEGWAVVDRLMCVTILGFLGRALEILGARVADLEHPHCRALGAATCVFRAKIGWPRNALRATKRPSKADLPLIAQELTQYTDLDVLADALLELLHREMGHDHVALWFTGMDGDARLLREVGARGGRSERSFVLTVAGRTVGKIDVGGPERGAEGRGLVDELVPFIAVAVAGARAPEAFPAPERGGVERRLERAKALWSLTHRQAEVLSLVASGRTNKEIAAALGCTEGTVEVHVTHVLRKCGASNRAALAARFWGEL
- a CDS encoding IS1182 family transposase, whose protein sequence is MLDRLGKRRRQFAFLRLHRAELFDEAFQDELAAMYRDTGEGKMPVPPALLCMVLLLQAYTGASDAEAIDSMVDDRRWQLVLGMLGSKKPAFAQGTLQSFRERLIRHDMDLRLLERTVELAKKTKGFDWKKLPKSLRIGVDSRPLEGAGRVEDTFNLLGRATAKLLSAAAMMLGRRAEEIAACAGAPVFLASSIKTGLDIDWTDPEQKADAIGELVRQIDAIEAWIRAQVGEAAEEPPLKDLLELIAQLREQDLDPEPPGGGPRIREGVAKDRRVSIEDPDMRHGRKSKSKRFNGYKQHIAADLDTELILACAVTPANRPEGEGAADLKEDLARSPRHEAIGEVFVDRAYVNSEIVEASAENGAKVYCKPWNGTNGDLFKKADFKLNFRLRTVTCPAGQTQRFRPGEVVEFDPAICNACPLRSRCTKASNDAGRTISIAADEQRQQRFRKLVGTTKGREALRKRVGVEHRLAHLASKQGPRARYRGLRNNLFDLRRHATVLNLEVIQRRSDMANAA